The window AATGAGTttaggtgaacagtaaaatcaaaaaaattaaaaaaatccaaatttttttaggagaaacattgacaaaagttctaagtgcttgcaaaaattcgccatgaaatcacatttctagaaggcgtggcaaaaaaaaaacaaaatcagtactctgaaaaagctactttcaaaagcattttggagcactgaTTTTTTTTGCCACGCtttacaggaatgtgatttcatgatgaatgtttgcaagcacttagaacttttgtcaatgtttctcccaaaaaaattggaattttttgaatttttttgatttttttttcgattttaccgttcaccgagctcaaatgagctcgggagcagaaaggcACTTTCGTCCCTTGTGCAGTTTTTCCTCTTCGTGCTTGTATCAGAGAGCCTCGGTGTGGATAGCCTCGGGTTTCCTTCGTGCAGCGATAGGTCGGGCTGAGTATCTCCCTTGGTGGCCGGAACCGTGCCCGTTCTTTGCTCTAGGATGAGCGATTCCATCTTCCGACGGTCCGGCGCCTTTCGAGCCAAGGCGAGGGGCGGGGGTCCCCTCCGGATTTGGAGAACAACGGCGCGATTTCGGTGTTCCACCTCCCTGGGTAGATGAGGGCGCGGTCCTTTGTCGTTCGGCACTGCCGCCGTCTGATGTTCCTCTCTGTTCGCTCTTTTGGGACAAGTTCACTCGAAGGACTCCGTCGACTACAAGCTAGAGCTTATTTAGGATTCTTGTGTAGGTCTTGTAGTCTTTGGTGCTTGTAAGCTGCTAGGCAACACTTTGTTCCGTGTTGGTTGTATTGATGGCCTTGTGTAATCTTTGGCCGGTTGATAGCTTTGTTAATTTAAAGCCGGGGGTCCTCTTGAGccttcgtttcaaaaaaaaaaaggttGCATGGTGGAGTGTACCCTCGTTTACTCCGGCCAATCTGCATGATCCGGAAGGCCAGAAGGTAGCGGCAGACCCGGAGTCCATTCTTGAAGAGCGGCGGCGCCGATGGTTTTGATCCCGTCGAGTCCATCCTGCAGATTGATTGGTTCATTGATTGAATTAGGCCGGAAAAGAAAATGAAGAACATTTCATTGCAGATTTGCCGTGAGAAGATGCATGAGAGACGGAATGGCACTGACTTGGCCATCATGACCCTGGCGAACTCGGAGTAGTTGATCTGGCCGTCGCCGTCGAGGTCGGCCTCGCGGAGCATCTCCGCGAGCTCCTCGTCGGAGAGGCGCTCGCCGAGCTTGACCATGACGTGCCGGAACTCGTCGAGCGAGATGAAGCCGTCCTTGTCCTGGTCGAAGACGCGGAAGGCCTCGCGGAGCTCGTCCTCGGCGCCGCGCATCTTGCGGTCGAGGAGGGTGAGGAACTCGGAGAAATCCACGACGCCGTTGCCGTCGGTGTCCACCTCCGCGATCAtctcccgcagctcctcctccgaCGGGCGCTGCCCCAGCGACCGCATCACCGTGCCGAGCTCCTTGGTCGTGATCGTCCCTGTAGGTTTTCGCGCGCGCGCGGAATCAAAtcttgttgcgtgcgtgcgtgccaaTGGCGACCGAATCGAGCGATGCATGCCAATGGCGATCGAATGGAGGAACAAGGAATCACACCGTCGCCATCCTTGTCGAAGAGGTTGAAGGCCGCCCGGAACTCGTCGATCTGCTCCTTGGACAGCTCATCCATTCATCCAGCTTAACCCTGAATTTCTTTTTACGGGGCGGAGATGGATGAACTCGCGCGGCGGTTTGCCGCCAAATCTCCCGCCTCGTAATCCGCGCGCTGTTCTTGGTTCTTGCATGCGTTGGGAGGATAAAGGAAGGATGCGCCCGCGCTTGGAAAGGTCGCTCTGCCGAGATGCCTTTCATCGGAAGGCCGACATGAGATCCGGTGCATCCAAGTGCAGGTAGTATTATTTGTACGCCGTCTTAAAAAACGGCCGAAATGTTTCAAAACCAAGAAACAGGCTTTGGTCGAGCTGAGAAAATCCTCGTGACCATACAAGCAAGCTGAACTGAGCTCCCCGCCCCCGTCCCACACGCCGCTGGCCACCGCGNNNNNNNNNNNNNNNNNNNNNNNNNNNNNNNNNNNNNNNNNNNNNNNNNNNNNNNNNNNNNNNNNNNNNNNNNNNNNNNNNNNNNNNNNNNNNNNNNNNNNNNNNNNNNNNNNNNNNNNNNNNNNNNNNNNNNNNNNNNNNNNNNNNNNNNNNNNNNNNNNNNNNNNNNNNNNNNNNNNNNNNNNNNNNNNNNNNNNNNNNNNNNNNNNNNNNNNNNNNNNNNNNNNNNNNNNNNNNNNNNNNNNNNNNNNNNNNNNNNNNNNNNNNNNNNNNNNNNNNNNNNNNNNNNNNNNNNNNNNNNNNNNNNNNNNNNNNNNNNNNNNNNNNNNNNNNNNNNNNNNNNNNNNNNNNNNNNNNNNNNNNNNNNNNNNNNNNNNNNNNNNNNNNNNNNNNNNNNNNNNNNNNNNNNNNNNNNNNNNNNNNNNNNNNNNNNNNNNNNNNNNNNNNNNNNNNNNNNNNNNNNNNNNNNNNNNNNNNNNNNNNNNNNNNNNNNNNNNNNNNNNNNNNNNNNNNNNNNNNNNNNNNNNNNNNNNNNNNNNNNNNNNNNNNNNNNNNNNNNNNNNNNNNNNNNNNNNNNNNNNNNNNNNNNNNNNNNNNNNNNNNNNNNNNNNNNNNNNNNNNNNNNNNNNNNNNNNNNNNNNNNNNNNNNNNNNNNNNNNNNNNNNNNNNNNNNNNNNNNNNNNNNNNNNNNNNNNNNGGCTCTGCTGCAGATCCCGTGgatcttggggtgccccccgcccgtcGCCTCCAGTCCATTATAGTCGCCCCGCCCCCCGATAATCCTTCCTCTTTGGGGCTGGACGGTGGATGGACGGCTGTCTCCTCCAAGAAGAACTGCGGCCGCCCCTCCGATCTGCCGGATAATAGCAGGCCCCCTCCGCAACGCTCCCAGGATCGCCGGGCTGAGTTCAATGCGGCCGGTGGGCGGGAGGCCTTCTTAAGCCGCTTCCGCGGCCGCTGCTTCCGGTGCCTCAGCAAGCTCCACCGCCGGAAAGACTGTAGGGACCCGCTCCATTGCATCATCTGTGAGCGCCCGGGGCACTTTGGCCGTGAGTGTCCTCAAAATCCTCGCAATGGCCCGGGTGGCTCTGCTGCTGCTAGATTAGGTCCGCTTGCTCCTCGTCCCCCAGTGCACTCCCGCCTGCAATTCCCTCCGCTGCCACCCCCATCTCCGTCGCCACCCCAGCCGCCTCACCNNNNNNNNNNNNNNNNNNNNNNNNNNNNNNNNNNNNNNNNNNNNNNNNNNNNNNNNNNNNNNNNNNNNNNNNNNNNNNNNNNNNNNNNNNNNNNNNNNNNNNNNNNNNNNN is drawn from Triticum dicoccoides isolate Atlit2015 ecotype Zavitan chromosome 4A, WEW_v2.0, whole genome shotgun sequence and contains these coding sequences:
- the LOC119286203 gene encoding neo-calmodulin-like, with translation MDELSKEQIDEFRAAFNLFDKDGDGTITTKELGTVMRSLGQRPSEEELREMIAEVDTDGNGVVDFSEFLTLLDRKMRGAEDELREAFRVFDQDKDGFISLDEFRHVMVKLGERLSDEELAEMLREADLDGDGQINYSEFARVMMAKMDSTGSKPSAPPLFKNGLRVCRYLLAFRIMQIGRSKRGRRKSQENSREMVGEKTDGDADPPPEQGNKDKDKRGSCIPSCIIL